Proteins co-encoded in one Phycisphaerae bacterium genomic window:
- a CDS encoding ABC transporter permease, translating into MKLLRVLFRFVFFLPNQAAAFFGNVATALVQIWANKIRSLLTVLGIIIAVTSIITVVSFVQGFGNYFTDFLRGLGTNLLVVYPEWIRDSRGQFLKRAEMDIEDIRAVDAECPGIRRTAPRFTPRVSIEYGRQRLDGVQLVASNEQFQPIRNFYVDTGRFLSVVDIESAAQVCVVGREILRKLEADESIVDDYVHIDGQRFRVVGLLESKGSFMGENQDELLIIPWTVGIKMYPEARKYLAFYVEANGEDQIAEAEGQIRRVLRQRHDLRPGQPDDFGMFKQDQVLQQFQKVRVIATSVLAGIVSISLLVGGIGIMNVMLVSVAERTREIGLRKSVGARRRDILSQFLTEAVVLSTVGGLIGILLGYAIGYFASLHPEMVDVDIPLWSVALALGFSAGVGIFFGIVPAFKAAIIHPIDALRHE; encoded by the coding sequence ATGAAACTGCTCCGCGTTCTATTCCGCTTCGTGTTCTTTCTTCCCAATCAGGCAGCCGCCTTCTTTGGTAACGTCGCCACGGCGCTCGTGCAGATCTGGGCGAACAAGATCCGCTCTCTGCTCACGGTGCTGGGCATCATCATCGCCGTCACCTCGATCATCACCGTCGTCTCCTTCGTCCAGGGATTCGGCAACTACTTCACGGACTTTCTCCGCGGTCTCGGCACGAATCTGCTCGTCGTCTACCCCGAGTGGATTCGCGATTCCCGCGGCCAGTTTCTCAAGCGCGCCGAAATGGACATTGAAGACATCCGCGCCGTCGATGCTGAATGTCCCGGAATCCGCCGCACTGCGCCGCGCTTCACGCCCCGCGTTTCGATCGAGTACGGTCGCCAGCGTCTCGACGGCGTCCAGCTTGTCGCCTCCAATGAGCAATTCCAGCCCATTCGCAATTTCTATGTCGATACCGGACGGTTTCTGAGCGTGGTGGATATCGAGAGCGCGGCGCAGGTTTGCGTCGTCGGACGGGAAATATTGCGAAAACTCGAGGCCGACGAGTCCATCGTCGATGACTATGTTCACATCGACGGGCAGCGATTCCGCGTCGTGGGACTTCTGGAATCCAAGGGCAGTTTCATGGGAGAGAACCAGGACGAGCTCCTGATCATCCCCTGGACCGTGGGTATCAAGATGTACCCCGAGGCCCGCAAATATCTTGCTTTTTACGTCGAAGCAAACGGCGAGGACCAGATCGCCGAGGCGGAAGGGCAGATCCGCCGCGTACTCCGCCAGCGCCACGATTTGCGCCCGGGCCAGCCGGATGACTTCGGCATGTTCAAGCAGGACCAGGTACTGCAGCAGTTCCAGAAGGTCCGCGTCATTGCCACCAGCGTACTTGCGGGAATCGTGAGTATATCCCTGCTGGTCGGCGGCATCGGCATCATGAACGTGATGCTCGTATCCGTGGCCGAACGGACGCGGGAGATCGGACTGCGCAAGAGCGTGGGCGCCAGGCGGAGAGACATTCTTTCCCAGTTTCTCACCGAGGCCGTCGTGCTCAGCACTGTCGGTGGGCTGATCGGCATCCTGCTGGGGTATGCCATTGGTTACTTCGCCTCCCTGCACCCTGAGATGGTCGACGTCGACATTCCCCTCTGGTCGGTCGCGCTCGCGCTGGGATTCTCTGCCGGGGTGGGCATATTTTTCGGCATCGTGCCTGCGTTCAAGGCCGCGATTATCCATCCCATCGACGCGCTCCGGCACGAATAA
- a CDS encoding ABC transporter ATP-binding protein: MIELRDVHKIYRVGTELVHALRGVSVSIERNEYVAIMGASGSGKSTLLNILGLLDVPTEGAYLLRGQDVARVSQSKLASIRGRQIGFVFQSFELLPRTTAQKNVELPLTYSHTPRRRQRATEALSRVGLLDRAHHRPNQLSGGQKQRVAIARALAQQPDIILADEPTGNLDSATGDEIMGIFDRLHAEGQTIVIVTHEDHIARHCRRVIRLMDGRIIEDTLSQSPTAAAARDVVCAAPSPSTEAVGTP; the protein is encoded by the coding sequence GTGATCGAGCTGAGAGATGTCCACAAGATCTACCGCGTGGGAACGGAACTCGTGCACGCCCTGCGCGGGGTCTCGGTATCCATCGAGCGGAATGAATACGTGGCGATCATGGGCGCCTCCGGATCGGGCAAGAGCACGTTGCTGAACATCCTCGGGTTGCTGGATGTACCCACCGAGGGCGCCTACCTGCTTCGGGGGCAGGACGTGGCGCGCGTCTCGCAGTCGAAGCTGGCGAGTATTCGCGGTCGGCAGATCGGATTTGTCTTCCAGTCGTTTGAACTCCTGCCGCGCACCACGGCGCAGAAGAACGTGGAACTTCCCCTTACCTACAGCCACACGCCGCGCCGGCGCCAGCGGGCAACCGAGGCGCTGTCCCGCGTCGGCCTGCTCGATCGTGCTCATCATCGGCCCAACCAGCTTTCCGGCGGGCAGAAGCAGCGCGTGGCCATCGCCCGGGCCCTTGCCCAGCAGCCGGATATCATCCTGGCGGACGAGCCGACCGGAAACCTGGACAGCGCCACGGGCGATGAAATCATGGGCATATTCGATCGCCTGCACGCCGAAGGGCAGACCATCGTGATCGTCACCCACGAGGACCACATCGCCCGGCACTGCCGGCGTGTGATCCGTCTGATGGACGGGAGGATCATCGAAGACACACTGAGCCAAAGCCCCACGGCCGCGGCGGCCCGCGACGTGGTCTGTGCCGCTCCATCTCCAAGTACCGAGGCAGTGGGCACACCATGA